One Pochonia chlamydosporia 170 chromosome 5, whole genome shotgun sequence DNA segment encodes these proteins:
- a CDS encoding F-box domain, cyclin-like protein (similar to Metarhizium robertsii ARSEF 23 XP_007825972.1) has product MKPPYLAREVYHFDYFSGQFSGLLSSDFEQYGTNAPPVQVLEDSPPAAGHTRSPVGASSSPVQVLTDLLPTTSYTKSPAGKSRSRWLQLAIAKFFDKFLENMGARKQRKEKDYCHSKGSDAKAREVSTESTESTESTPAASSDVCLMNIPAAGSEASFVTAPAASPGVSIMAMPNELLLQVMGHLSAPSLYCLRQTSGRFMDLFDLKDFKGFHQEVGISSIHKMFNMKLLCAADKNMIANSLHHEMYCAPCLAAEECGTLADRLETLRSLRYCHGCKRLHAAALFPPEDNHDTKQVGVCIGRVGHVTLCNHNSCSPTTWRDIEHYVPPGRYPHLFGHSDACTDRAHQPDWKYNERIGSVGSPFPRLYGRRTWQRPILIFNPVFQVAYGWDLPLLEVGQRYRYRPSLDSIHKKLRSLLEAGALHNHRLCPHVSPDNEIRKFVRSGICDCFRRGVGNTIYNCFEDCECKRQVVLECRLCGSIYMWLSNWNRIIFSRRHLWHIQRPTSPGWLSLLDKEWQQMHFTEDNRHVLWCDVPHCRTNRRGRWEALVKEESEREYLESNGDNSQDFWDYKEAMIASESGSFQNWRNINNVRERQEALTSVPIVLVIPIKTIISGVVNGTQLGFTALGKAYTSAVPDDRKVDTQAVSDEINTDLQNCYEAYLS; this is encoded by the exons ATGAAACCGCCATATCTGGCTAGAGAAGTATACCACTTCGACTACTTCAGCGGCCAATTCAGCGGCCTCCTCAGCTCCGATTTTGAACAATATGGAACAAATGCACCACCTGTTCAAGTTCTTGAGGACTCACCACCCGCCGCAGGTCATACTAGATCTCCGGTTGGGGCCAGTTCATCTCCAGTTCAAGTTCTTACAGACTTACTACCCACCACGAGTTATACCAAGTCTCCCGCCGGCAAGAGTCGTTCCCGCTGGCTACAGTTGGCCATAGCAAAGTTCTTCGACAAGTTCCTCGAGAATATGGGCGCGAGAAAACAGCGAAAAGAGAAGGACTACTGCCATTCAAAGGGTTCAGATGCCAAGGCTAGGGAAGTTTCAACGGAGAGCACGGAGAGCACGGAGAGCACTCCAGCCGCGAGCTCCGACGTCTGTCTCATGAACATTCCAGCGGCAGGTTCCGAGGCTTCTTTCGTGACCGCGCCAGCAGCGAGTCCTGGGGTCTCTATCATGGCCATGCCCAACGAACTTTTGCTACAAGTAATGGGCCATTTGTCAGCTCCCTCCTTGTATTGCCTGCGCCAGACTTCGGGTAGATTCATGGACCTTTTTGATTTGAAGGATTTTAAAGGGTTTCACCAAGAGGTCGGAATATCCAGCATCCACAAGATGTTTAACATGAAATTGTTGTGCGCCGCGGATAAGAACATGATTGCCAATTCTTTGCACCATGAGATGTACTGTGCCCCTTGTCTTGCGGCAGAGGAATGCGGGACTCTCGCTGATCGGCTAGAAACTCTACGCAGCTTGCGATATTGTCACGGATGCAAGAGATTACACGCAGCCGCGCTGTTCCCCCCTGAGGACAACCACGACACTAAACAGGTCGGTGTCTGCATCGGTCGAGTTGGACATGTTACCCTCTGCAATCACAATTCATGCTCCCCCACCACCTGGCGAGATATAGAACATTATGTTCCACCCGGCCGATATCCGCACTTGTTCGGGCATAGCGACGCCTGCACCGACAGGGCACATCAACCTGATTGGAAGTACAACGAGAGAATCGGTTCAGTTGGATCACCGTTCCCCCGACTCTACGGACGCCGAACCTGGCAACGTCCTATCCTGATCTTCAATCCTGTATTCCAGGTAGCATACGGTTGGGATCTACCTTTGCTCGAAGTTGGCCAGAGATACCGATACCGACCTTCTTTGGACAGTATTCACAAAAAGCTTCGCAGTTTGCTCGAAGCAGGCGCGTTGCACAACCACAGGCTCTGCCCGCACGTCTCCCCAGATAACGAGATCAGGAAATTTGTTCGATCTGGAATCTGCGATTGCTTCAGAAGAGGTGTTGGAAATACGATCTACAATTGCTTTGAGGACTGCGAATGTAAACGGCAAGTCGTTCTCGAATGCAGACTTTGTGGTTCCATATACATGTGGCTCTCCAACTGGAACCGAATCATTTTTTCACGTAGGCATCTCTGGCATATTCAAAGGCCTACTAGCCCCGGATGGCTGAGCCTTCTTGATAAGGAATGGCAACAAATGCACTTCACTGAGGACAACCGACACGTACTGTGGTGTGATGTGCCACATTGTCGGACAAACAGGAGGGGACGATGGGAGGCGCTGGTAAAGGAGGAGTCCGAAAGAGAATACCTTGAGTCCAACGGTGATAATTCTCAAGACTTCTGGGACTACAAAGAGGCAATGATAGCGTCTGAGAGTGGCTCATTTCAGAACTG GCGAAACATCAACAACGTGAGGGAGCGACAAGAAGCACTGACGTCTGTTCCAATTGTG CTTGTGATTCCCATCAAGACTATTATTTCTGGGGTTGTCAACGGCACTCAGCTTGGCTTTACAGCATTGGGTAAGGCATACACCTCTGCTGTTCCAGATGATCGAAAAGTCGATACCCAAGCTGTTTCCGATGAGATTAATACCGACTTACAGAATTGCTACGAGGCTTACCTGTCTTGA
- a CDS encoding cytokine inducing-glycoprotein (similar to Metarhizium robertsii ARSEF 23 XP_007822397.1), protein MQLLRIAIGLGLTLASVAKAQSEPKPTNPSTASVKDDDMGPAAFMWPPDRVWSGDMDNQAPCGSRSAAGNRTKFPLTGGAVALVAQDDYYNSKISISYSNDPQTNTDFTTVVETTDINDLNPGHTCVHIPDAPSRLTSGSNATIQIIYKADWDAPHNQTFYACADITYVNAVDFKTRIPCFNATEPGEDDKKAAAGKDNNSGTPASGSSGSSGLKANALAGIIVGSIVGAAGLVAIGVFLYRRREQKKRKLRLAQMEENARKTDYRDDVVKDII, encoded by the exons ATGCAGTTGCTCAGGATCGCTattggccttggcttgacCTTGGCCTCGGTTGCCAAAGCCCAGAGTGAGCCGAAGCCTACCAACCCATCAACCGCCAGCGTAAAGGACGATGACATGGGCCCTGCTGCCTTCATGTGGCCGCCGGACAGAGTTTGGTCAGGAGACATGGACAACCAGGCACCTTGTGGTTCTCGCTCAGCGGCTGGGAACAGGACAAAGTTTCCCCTTA CCGGCGGTGCGGTGGCTCTTGTAGCACAAGATGATTACTACAACAGCAAAATTAGCATCTCATACTCCAACG ATCCGCAAACGAATACGGACTTCACGACGGTTGTTGAAACAACTGATATCAACGACTTAAACCCTGGCCACACATGCGTACATATTCCTGACGCCCCTTCACGGTTGACTTCAGGCAGCAATGCAACCATCCAAATTATTTACAAGGCAGACTGGGATGCTCCGCACAATCAGACATTCTACGCCTGTGCCGACATCACCTACGTGAATGCCGTGGACTTCAAAACCCGAATCCCCTGCTTCAACGCTACGGAGCCTGGGGAGGACGACAAGAAGGCGGCTGCTGGCAAAGATAATAACTCTGGTACACCAGCTAGTGGCAGCTCTGGCAGCTCGGGACTCAAAGCCAACGCCTTGGCGGGTATTATCGTAGGCTCAATCGTTGGAGCAGCAGGTTTGGTAGCCATTGGGGTGTTCTTGTATCGTCGTAGggagcagaagaagcggAAGTTGCGACTTGCTCAGATGGAGGAGAATGCGAGGAAGACTGACTATCgggatgatgttgtcaaggataTTATTTAA
- a CDS encoding acetyl-CoA-acetyltransferase (similar to Talaromyces marneffei ATCC 18224 XP_002143198.1), with product MNSEQAVFIVGAARTPVAKINGSLSSFTATDLGAAAIKAAVSRSGIPADLVDHVYMGQALQAGAGQSPAKRAAILSGLSETADATTVNKVCASGLKAVCLAAQEIMLGHGATVVAGGMESMSNVPLYKAKNRGPGGTKPAEDDSFSDGLHDGLVNPYDGLFMGSCADQIAGRHDISRNSQDKYAATAYRKACAAQKRGLHDHEITSIVSSSSSQPEDVVADTIRDKAVFQKLSSLPLAFSDTGTITAGNSSTLADGAAAVVLANHTVAKKYCEKTEILARIISFADASEKPIDFAVAPSKAIRLALQRAKLATDQISLWEINEAFAVVVLVNQEILKLDKSKVNVNGGAIATGHPLGSSGCRILVSLVHQLEPGQYGVAAICNGGGGATAMVVRRLDVGCFES from the exons ATGAATTCTGAGCAGGCCGTGTTCATCGTCGGGGCTGCGCGGACACCAGTTGCAAAG ATCAACGGATCTTTGTCGTCATTCACGGCCACTGACTTGGGAGCTGCTGCTATCAAAGCGGCAGTTTCGAGATCTGGGATCCCAGCTGATCTGGTTGACCATGTTTACATGGGACAAGCCCTTCaggctggagctggtcaaTCGCCGGCAAAGCGAGCGGCGATTCTTTCCGGACTCTCTGAGACAGCAGACGCCACTACTGTTAACAAGGTCTGCGCTTCTGGACTGAAGGCGGTTTGTCTTGCCGCTCAGGAAATCATGCTTGGACATGGCGCCACAGTTGTGGCCGGTGGCATGGAGAGCATGTCAAATGTTCCTCTGTACAAAGCAAAGAATCGTGGCCCCGGGGGGACAAAACCTGCTGAGGATGACAGTTTTTCCGATGGTCTTCATGATGGGTTGGTGAATCCCTATGACGGACTGTTCATGGGCAGCTGTGCAGATCAAATTGCAGGGCGACATGACATATCGAGAAATTCTCAGGACAAATATGCCGCAACCGCGTATCGAAAAGCATGTGCAGCTCAGAAAAGAGGTTTACACGACCATGAGATTACATCAATAGtgtcctcatcgtcgtcgcAGCCAGAGGACGTGGTCGCTGACACAATTAGGGACAAGGCAGTTTTCCAGAAGCTGTCATCTCTGCCTCTAGCCTTCTCAGATACTGGGACAATTACGGCTGGCAACTCGTCCACGCTGGCTGATGGGGCCGCGGCTGTTGTTCTTGCGAATCACACTGTAGCGAAGAAATATTGTGAGAAAACCGAAATACTTGCCAGGATCATCTCCTTTGCAGACGCATCGGAGAAACCGATTGACTTCGCGGTGGCTCCCTCCAAAGCGATTCGACTTGCTCTGCAGAGAGCGAAATTGGCAACCGATCAAATTTCTCTATGGGAGATTAACGAAGCCTTTGCAGTCGTTGTACTGGTGAACCAGGAG ATTCTCAAACTGGACAAAAGCAAAGTGAACGTAAATGGCGGCGCCATTGCAACTGGTCATCCTCTCGGGAGCTCGGGTTGTCGCATTTTAGTTAGTCTGGTTCATCAACTCGAACCTGGGCAATATGGCGTTGCTGCAATTTGTAATGGCGGTGGAGGAGCAACGGCGATGGTGGTGCGGCGCCTTGATGTGGGATGCTTTGAAAGTTGA
- a CDS encoding acyl transferase domain-containing protein: MNEPIAVVGTACRFPGSASSPSKLWQLLREPKDVVRDIPRDRLNFANFPNETSKHLHQRAYLLDEDVRCFDAPFFKMNPKEAAGMDPQQRILLGTVYESFEAAGWPLHAVEGSQTAVYVGAMTDDYYTIQSRDPDTMDSHASTGLSRGFLSNRISYVFNLQGPSMSLDTACSSSLVALHLAVQGLRNGEAAQAVVAGVNLLLDPHWFITQSSLHMLSPDCRSRMWDKDANGYARGEGCAAIVLKPLSKAIEDGDHIECIIRGTGVNSDGHTTGITMPSPEAQTSLIRKTYQSAGLDPLRDRCQYFECHGTGTQTGDPIEAQAIHDAFFSEGNFKNGQSLYCGSVKTVIGHLEGCAGLAGFIKASLAIQHKFIPPNLHFNVLNPTIQPFYTNLEVPISPIPWPETGDQPRRASVNSFGFGGTNAHAIIESYEPRQADLSDGDNKWPGLIGPFVFSSRTKRSLSAMLQHMLEYIRQNSSVDLDALSYTLQSRRSIFSYRIAIPAVRDCQELISALEKLTGFDESSETGVITKSLHKVPSGNVPQLLGIFTAQAAQMGKELIEHCKPFRDSIQRCEDALSTLPDPPSWSLQQELLADEASSRLSEAEISQPLCTAIQIAQVDLLSSLGAKFSTVLGHSSGEIAAAYAAGLLGLRDAMGIAYYRGYVAKLATGPDGEVGAMLAASMSYSDAVKLCDEAWYDGRVGVAASNAPCSVTFSGNLDAIEEIEEYLKESQIQFKRLRVDTAYHSQHMTPCAGPYLSHLKKLNIKIRTGEAQGGSRWISSVHPEFEILPENAHEHGLDGQYWVSNMVQTVLFSRAVEVAIQSDPSHFTMAVELGPHPALKGPVSQILKPMSSTALPYASCLRRNQSDIETLSETLGMLWMRSNPKSVDFASWRKAFGLQTCPGIVKGLPSYCWDHDQIHWRESRVSRDYRLGHVGQEWHSLLGHLRDNFPCEKTWRRILRLDEMPWLKQHTFQGQVLFPAAAYVTAAIEATKIFVGDRQVRLVEVQNMNILKPLVVDEYDGAELLFTIRSKAAPDTISNNSVIKAEFICHGSSDNRVLETTCEAGLLIHMGEREASDLPPNFISKSELTPLGVDRFYRAVAGLGIVYEGSFKKLTSLKRSWGLARATASWEVVDLEDEYMLHPAVLDTGFQAGLATFISTAEKSMGSTYLPVSIRRAVVDLSLTTQNTPTATSVDIEATMGNHDRSFVETDITIAFKSVTSSIHIEGLMLKSVGEPEPSDDRNLFAKTIWGIGNPYSLTMSKAIPPSLEETVKMSDLYERVTLFYMRELARDIDREPPTQMKWHHQELLRYINTTLANDYDDLYASYETEWLLDNQESIDRLCNSHTDDIAVAMLTTVGQNLPSVVRGESEMMEHMLENNLLGRLYREDHRFATCNAYTADIMRQVSHKFPRAHILEIGAGTGATTVGVFDAIGDAYSSYTCTDISGSFFSTLEQNIPEGQSGKVSFKVFNVEKPPGVQGFEEGGYDIVIAANVLHATRNLSETIRNTRALLRPGGYLIAIEVTGNMLRETGLMGALEGWWLGVDEGRTTGPGISPKRWDDILRLHGFSGVDFISYDHPDLSKHSCSVFMSQATDERVDILRDPVSSMEDIPTSPLFIIGGVSLAVSRFVIQIKRSLARWSTDIKVFDTIEQFDSANIPPGAFVLCLADLDKPFFAQKMTNSRLSKL; this comes from the exons ATGAATGAGCCAATCGCTGTTGTTGGCACCGCGTGTCGGTTCCCTGGATCTGCCAGTAGTCCATCTAAACTATGGCAACTTCTCCGAGAACCCAAAGATGTAGTTCGCGACATTCCCAGGGACCGACTTAATTTTGCCAACTTTCCAAACGAAACTAGCAAACACTTACATCAGCGAGCATACCTGTTAGATGAAGATGTTCGCTGTTTCGATGCACCCTTCTTCAAAATGAACCCGAAAGAGGCCGCCGGGATGGATCCGCAACAACGCATACTCTTGGGAACCGTCTACGAGTCCTTTGAGGCGGCAGGCTGGCCGCTCCATGCTGTTGAAGGCTCACAAACCGCTGTATACGTCGGTGCTATGACAGATGACTACTACACGATCCAGTCTCGGGACCCTGACACAATGGACAGCCACGCATCAACAGGCTTGTCAAGAGGATTTCTATCAAACCGCATATCTTACGTGTTCAACTTGCAGGGCCCATCCATGTCACTTGATACTGCATGCTCTAGCTCACTAGTTGCCTTGCACTTGGCTGTTCAGGGACTACGGAACGGCGAGGCTGCTCAAGCCGTAGTTGCTGGAGTAAATCTGCTGCTAGACCCGCACTGGTTCATTACACAATCATCGTTACACATGCTTTCACCGGATTGTCGGTCTCGAATGTGGGATAAAGACGCCAATGGATATGCGCGAGGCGAAGGGTGTGCAGCTATTGTCTTGAAACCTCTCAGCAAGGCAATAGAAGATGGAGATCATATCGAATGTATCATCCGAGGGACGGGCGTTAATTCTGACGGCCACACAACCGGAATTACAATGCCCAGCCCAGAAGCACAAACATCACTCATTAGGAAAACGTACCAAAGTGCCGGCCTGGATCCGTTGAGAGATCGTTGTCAATACTTTGAGTGTCACGGTACGGGAACGCAGACAGGGGATCCCATTGAAGCGCAGGCTATTCATGACGCATTCTTTTCTGAGGGAAACTTCAAGAATGGCCAGTCTTTGTACTGTGGCTCGGTTAAGACTGTAATAGGTCACCTTGAGGGATgtgctggtttggctggttTTATTAAAGCGTCCCTGGCAATTCAGCACAAGTTTATTCCACCCAATCTTCATTTCAACGTTTTGAACCCGACGATCCAACCCTTCTACACCAACCTTGAGGTGCCTATTTCACCAATTCCGTGGCCAGAAACAGGAGACCAACCTCGGCGAGCAAGTGTTAACAGCTTCGGGTTTGGGGGAACAAACGCACATGCTATCATCGAGAGCTATGAACCGCGGCAAGCGGATTTATCAGATGGCGACAACAAATGGCCGGGGCTCATAGGTCCGTTTGTATTTTCATCGCGAACCAAACGATCGTTGTCCGCTATGCTACAACATATGCTGGAGTATATTCGCCAAAATTCTTCTGTGGATTTGGATGCTTTAAGCTACACGTTGcagtcaagaagaagcatttTCTCATATCGTATTGCAATACCCGCCGTTAGAGACTGTCAAGAACTTATAAGCGCTTTGGAGAAGCTGACAGGATTCGATGAGAGCAGTGAGACTGGTGTTATCACGAAATCTTTGCACAAGGTGCCCTCAGGGAATGTTCCTCAATTGTTGGGTATTTTCACCG CACAAGCAGCTCAAATGGGCAAGGAACTTATTGAGCATTGCAAACCATTTCGCGACTCAATCCAGAGATGTGAAGACGCCCTGTCTACTCTTCCTGACCCGCCTTCCTGGTCACTCCAACAGGAGTTACTGGCAGATGAAGCCTCATCACGCCTTTCAGAAGCTGAAATATCCCAACCTTTATGTACTGCAATTCAGATTGCCCAGGTCGATCTGCTAAGCTCTCTTGGAGCCAAGTTCTCCACCGTACTTGGCCACTCTTCAGGGGAAATTGCAGCCGCATACGCAGCAGGTCTCTTAGGTCTCAGAGACGCCATGGGCATTGCGTATTATAGGGGATACGTTGCGAAGCTCGCTACGGGCCCTGATGGAGAAGTTGgggccatgttggccgctAGTATGTCTTACTCCGATGCCGTCAAGCTCTGTGATGAAGCTTGGTATGACGGCAGAGTCGGTGTGGCAGCTAGTAATGCCCCGTGCAGCGTGACTTTCTCAGGAAATCTTGACGCTattgaagaaattgaagagTATTTGAAAGAGTCTCAAATCCAATTCAAACGGCTTCGAGTTGATACAGCCTATCATTCGCAGCATATGACTCCCTGTGCCGGGCCCTACCTCTCACACCTCAAAAAGTTAAACATCAAAATTCGAACGGGGGAGGCACAAGGTGGCTCTAGATGGATATCCTCTGTGCATCCAGAATTCGAAATTCTCCCAGAAAATGCCCATGAGCATGGGCTTGACGGTCAATACTGGGTCAGCAACATGGTGCAGACAGTCTTGTTTTCTAGAGCCGTTGAGGTTGCAATACAAAGTGACCCAAGTCATTTCACCATGGCTGTCGAACTTGGGCCACATCCAGCTTTGAAAGGGCCGGTTTCGCAAATTCTGAAGCCCATGTCATCAACAGCTTTACCATATGCAAGTTGCTTGCGGCGAAATCAATCCGACATAGAAACCTTATCGGAGACGCTCGGCATGCTCTGGATGCGTTCCAATCCCAAATCCGTCGACTTTGCTAGCTGGAGAAAGGCATTCGGTTTGCAAACTTGCCCAGGCATAGTGAAAGGCCTGCCATCCTACTGCTGGGATCACGACCAGATTCACTGGCGGGAGTCTCGTGTTTCGCGAGACTATCGCTTGGGCCATGTTGGTCAAGAGTGGCATAGTCTCTTGGGACACCTGCGTGATAACTTCCCCTGTGAGAAGACATGGCGAAGAATACTCCGTCTCGACGAGATGCCTTGGCTGAAGCAGCATACGTTCCAGGGTCAGGTTCTATTTCCCGCAGCTGCTTACGTTACCGCGGCTATAGAAGCCACAAAAATATTTGTTGGTGATCGGCAAGTAAGATTGGTGGAGGTTCAGAACATGAATATTCTCAAACCACTCGTCGTCGATGAATATGATGGCGCTGAGCTACTTTTCACAATTCGTAGCAAAGCTGCTCCTGATACTATATCGAATAACTCGGTGATCAAGGCTGAGTTTATTTGTCATGGTAGTTCTGACAATCGTGTTTTGGAAACAACATGTGAAGCAGGTCTTCTTATCCATATGGGTGAGAGGGAAGCTTCGGACCTGCCGCCAAACTTCATATCCAAATCAGAGCTCACTCCTCTGGGCGTAGATAGGTTCTACCGCGCCGTTGCTGGCCTGGGAATTGTCTATGAAGGGTCATTTAAGAAACTGACGTCTCTCAAGAGATCGTGGGGCTTGGCTAGGGCAACGGCCTCCTGGGAAGTCGTGGATCTTGAAGATGAATACATGCTGCATCCTGCTGTACTGGATACCGGGTTTCAGGCTGGCCTTGCAACATTTATTTCCACAGCAGAGAAATCTATGGGCAGCACATACCTCCCAGTTAGTATTCGACGGGCCGTTGTTGACCTCAGCCTCACCACTCAAAATACCCCGACCGCTACTAGTGTGGACATCGAGGCCACAATGGGGAATCACGACAGGAGTTTTGTAGAAACAGACATCACTATTGCATTCAAATCAGTCACAAGCTCTATACATATTGAGGGACTGATGCTGAAATCAGTTGGGGAACCGGAACCTTCCGATGACCGAAACCTTTTTGCCAAAACCATTTGGGGCATCGGAAATCCCTACAGCCTGACTATGTCAAAAGCTATCCCCCCCAGTTTGGAAGAGACGGTAAAGATGAGCGATTTATACGAGCGCGTCACCTTATTCTATATGAGAGAGCTCGCCCGGGACATAGACAGGGAACCGCCAACCCAGATGAAGTGGCACCACCAAGAGCTCCTACGATACATCAATACCACTTTAGCCAATGATTACGATGACTTATATGCCTCTTATGAAACGGAATGGCTGTTGGACAACCAAGAGAGCATAGATCGCCTTTGTAATAGTCACACCGATGACATAGCtgttgccatgttgacaaCTGTTGGCCAGAACCTACCGTCAGTTGTGAGAGGAGAGTCAGAAATGATGGAACACATGCTGGAGAACAATCTTCTCGGCAGACTCTACAGAGAGGACCACAGGTTCGCAACTTGCAATGCGTACACTGCCGACATAATGCGCCAAGTGAGCCACAAGTTCCCCAGAGCCCATATTCTTGAGATAGGTGCCGGAACTGGGGCAACGACAGTCGGCGTGTTCGACGCCATTGGCGATGCATATTCGTCGTACACATGTACAGACATTTCGGGTAGTTTCTTCAGCACTCTGGAGCAGAACATTCCTGAAGGACAGTCTGGAAAAGTAAGTttcaaagtcttcaatgtcgagAAACCTCCGGGCGTGCAAGGttttgaagaaggaggcTACGACATTGTCATAGCTGCGAATGTGCTTCATGCGACGCGGAATTTGTCCGAGACAATCCGGAATACGAGAGCTTTATTACGACCTGGGGGATATCTGATCGCTATCGAAGTCACGGGCAACATGCTCCGCGAGACAGGTCTCATGGGGGCTTTAGAAGGATGGTGGCTAGGTGTAGACGAAGGCAGAACAACCGGCCCCGGCATCAGTCCTAAGAGATGGGACGATATTCTTCGGCTTCATGGCTTCTCTGGAGTTGACTTCATCTCTTACGACCATCCTGATCTTTCTAAGCATAGTTGTTCTGTGTTCATGTCACAGGCAACTGACGAGCGGGTGGACATCTTGCGTGATCCGGTATCTTCAATGGAAGATATTCCGACAAGTCCTCTCTTCATAATAGGTGGCGTCTCACTAGCTGTTTCCCGGTTTGTGATTCAGATCAAGAGATCACTTGCCCGTTGGTCGACCGACATAAAAGTTTTCGACACCATTGAACAGTTTGACTCGGCCAATATTCCACCAGGAGCATTCGTGTTATGCTTGGCAGATCTCGACAAACCTTTTTTTGCGCAGAAAATGACTAATTCAAGACTTTCTAAACTGTAA